The Streptomyces rimosus genomic interval GGGGGCGGCTTCGAGGGTCTTGATGATGTATTCGGTGGAGCCCACGTAGTCCGCCGCCGCCACGACCTCGTGCTTGCACTCGGGGTGGACGAGGACGTTCACGCCGGGTATGCGGGCCCGTACGTCCTCGACGGATTCGAGGGAGAAGCGGCCGTGCACGGAGCAGTGGCCGCGCCACAGGATCATCTTGGCCGCATGCAGCTGCTCGGCGGTGAGGCCGCCGTTCGGCTTGTGCGGGTTGTAGACGACGCAGTCGTCCAGGGACATGCCCATGTCGCGGACGGCCGTGTTGCGGCCCAGGTGCTGGTCGGGCAGGAACAGGACCTTCTCGCCCTGTTCGAAGGCCCAGTCCAGCGCGCGCTTGGCGTTGGAGGAGGTGCAGATCGTGCCGCCGTGCTTGCCGGTGAACGCCTTGATGTCGGCGGAGGAGTTCATGTACGAGACGGGGACGACCTGCTCGGCCACGCCGGCCTCGGTGAGCACGTCCCAGCACTCGGCGACCTGCTCGGCCGTGGCCATGTCGGCCATGGAGCAGCCGGCGGCCAGGTCGGGCAGGACGACCTGCTGGTCGTCGGTGGTCAGGATGTCGGCGGACTCGGCCATGAAGTGCACACCGCAGAAGACGATGTACTCGGCGTCCGGCCGGGCCGCCGCGTCGCGCGCCAGCTTGAAGGAGTCGCCGGTCACATCGGCGAACTCGATGACCTCGTCGCGCTGGTAGTGGTGGCCGAGGACGAAGACCTTGTCCCCGAGCTTCGCCTTGGCGGCGCGGGCGCGCTCGACCAGACCGGGGTCGGACGGAGCCGGCAGGTCACCGGGGCAGTCCACGCCGCGCTCGCTCTTGGGGTCGGCCTCGCGGCCGAGGAGGAGCAGCGCGAGCGGGGTCGGCTGGACGTCCAGGGGCTGGGCGGTGGTCACGACACGCACCCTCTCTTTCCGTGAATTCAGCGCGGCGTAGCCGCTCCGGTGGAGCCGGTGCTTGCACCGGAGGCGAGGCCGCACCCGGGGCCGGTGCTGGTGGCGCCGGAAGCCTTTTCGTCGGTTTGACGTTATCTATCATAACCGCTTCACGTCAGTTTGACGATGGCCATCGTGTCGATGTGACGCATCCCTGTGCCGCGGCCGCCCGCACCCCGCCGCGGGTGTGCGAGCATGAAGACGGAAGGCCCACAACACGTCGCGCCCAGCCGGAATTAATCCGGGGCCCCATCGGTTGCAGCCGAGGGCAAGCGGTCCGTACAACCCGGGAGAGATCTAGATGAGCGTTCAGGACGAGACCACCGTCGGCGACGGCATCATCCTGTCCGACGCGGCCGCGTCGAAGGTGAAGGCCCTGCTGGAGCAGGAAGGCCGCGACGACCTCGCGCTGCGCGTGGCCGTCCAGCCCGGCGGCTGCTCCGGACTGCGCTACCAGCTCTTCTTCGACGAGCGGTCGCTGGACGGCGATGTCGTCAAGGACTTCGGCGGCGTCAAGGTCGTCACCGACCGGATGAGCGCCCCGTACCTGGGCGGCGCCTCCATCGACTTCGTCGACACCATCGAGAAGCAGGGCTTCACGATCGACAACCCGAATGCCACGGGTTCCTGCGCCTGCGGCGACTCCTTCAACTGAGTCGACGGCCCGGACGCCGGCGCGTAAGCGCGTACGACGGCGGCGCCCCCCCTCCATGGGGAGCGCCGCCGTTGTCGTGTGCGCGTAAGCCTGCGACGGCTACTTCGCCGGTACTTCCTTGCCGGACGACGCGTCGATCACATCCCGCCCCGCCAGCGGCTTGTCCAGCGGCACCGTCTGCGTGAACTCCTTCGCCATCTTCACGCAGATCTGGTTCGGCTTCTTGTCCTTGCCGATGACCTCGGCCTTGACGCTCTTGCCGGTCTGCTCGACGGTCGCCGAGTAGACGCTGCACACGCCGCCCCAGAAGTGCAGCTTCAGGGACTTGCCGTCCGCGCCGAGGGAGTACGACTCCAAGCTCATCGCCCCGGCCTTGCCCGACGGCTTGCCGCTGTCCGGCGGCTGGGCGGAGGTGCCGCCGTCGCCCTTCTTGACGTACTTCGGGTCCACCGCGGGGTGGGTGACCGTGCCGCCGCCCGCCCGCTGCACCGTGTACAGCCACGACGGCACCAGCGCCGGGCGGCCGCCGACGTACTGCATCGAGAGCCCGAAGACCGCGCCGGTCACGTCGGCGGGCTTGCGCGCCGAGGCGTTGCCCACGCACGGCTCGACGTCCTGGCCGCCGGCCTTGTCCTGCTTCTGCGGCTCGGCCGTCGCGCAGCCGCCGATGCCGGAGTTCGCGCCGCCGTGCGTCGCGTTCAGCCGCTCCAGCGTCTTCTCCGCGCTCTGTACGGGGTACGTGTCGCCCTTGACCGGCTGCGCCAACTGGCCGCTGCCGCCGACGACCTGGCCGTCCGAGCCGACCTGGATGTCGCTCTGCCAGCCGTACGTGGGCAGCCCGCCGATCACCGGGTTCGCGCTGACGGTGCGTACCGCGCCGGACAGTCCGCTCGCGTCCAGCTTGGCGTCCTTCTGGCCGAGGGCCGCGAGCACCGGCTGCGCGGCCTGCTTCGCCTTCTCCGGGGAGACGGCGCCCTTTTCGCCGCTCTCGTCGCCCGTGCGGCAGCCGGGGCCGCTCGCCTGCGAGCTGTCCGAGCCCTTGCCGGATTCCGCGCAGCCGGTCCCGTTGGGCGTGCCGTACTGCGAGTACGTCCACGCGCCGGAACCGCTCTTGGCCACCTGGAGGACGGGGCTGCGCGCGTCCCGCGTCAGGCCGCCCACCTTCCAGGAGTCGCCGTCCGAGCGGACCTGGCCGGGCAGGTCCAGGGCCTTGGCCAGCCGGGCCACGGCCTCCTGGGAGACCTGGCCGCGCGGCTGGTAGACGGGGGCGGAGGAGGGGCCGTCGGGCAGCTTGCCGGTCGCCCGGTAGCCCGAGCCCGACGGGTCGGGCTCGCCGGGGGCGATGCCGCTGTGCGAGCCGGTGCCCTTGCCCGTCGCGTAGCCGTCCAGGGCCAGCGGCGGCGGGCCGCCCTCGGGGCGGGCACCGGCGCCACTGTCCCCGCCGCCGGAGGCGGTCGAGGCCCAGTACGCCGCGCCGCCGCCGGCCAGCAGCACGGCCGCGGCCACCGAGGCCGCGATCAGCGGGCTGCGCCGGCGCCGGGCGGTGGTCTCCTGCGTATCGTCGGTGGAATGCTCCCCGCCGGACGCGGGGGAGGTGTCCTCGGTGCTCACCGCTTCGCTCCTTCGGCTCCGCTGAACAACTGACGTGCCCTCCTGCGTGGGGAGGACGCCGGTTGGACGGAGCCGGAGCGTCCGCGGTTCCCCCCGGTCTCAGTCGCCGTACTCGGACATCCCGCTGACCAGGGCCGTGGAGGAGGCGGGGACGGTGATGCCGTGCAGCTCGCGGGCGGGCGGCCGGGGCGCCTGGGGGCCGCTGCGCCAGTGCGGTGCCATCCGCGCGCAGTCGCCCAGCAGCTGGGCCATCGACTCCGGCTCGGCGGAGCCGGGGGAGCGGCGGGAGGCGGCGGCGCGAACGCCGGACGAACGGGGTGTGACGCCCTTCACATGCTTGGTCATACCGGCACCGTACGCATCTGCCGGACCGCGAAGAAAGCCCTACTAAGGGGTAGTTTCGCCTGGTGGGGGGAGATCAGGACACCCGGTACCGTTGACCAACGTCCGTCCCGTCCTTCCGCCTCCCGCAGGAGCAGACCCGTCGTGCGTATCGCAGTCACCGGCTCCATCGCCACCGACCACCTGATGACCTTCCCCGGCCGTTTCGCCGATCAGCTGGTCGCCGACCAGCTGCACACGGTCTCCCTCTCCTTCCTGGTCGACGAACTCGACGTACGGCGCGGCGGCGTCGGCGCCAACATCTGCTTCGGCATGGGGCAGCTCGGCACCGCCCCGATCCTGGTCGGCGCGGCCGGCAACGACTTCGAGGAGTACCGCGCCTGGCTCGACCGGCACGGCGTGGACACCCGCTCGGTGCGCATCTCCGAGGTCAAGCACACCGCCCGGTTCGTGTGCACCACCGACGCCGACCACAACCAGATCGGCTCCTTCTACACCGGCGCGATGAGCGAGGCGCGGCTGATCGAGCTGCACACCGTCGCCGAGCGCGTCGGCGGCCTGGACCTCGTGCTGATCGGCGCGGACGACCCCGAGGCGATGGTCCGGCACACCGAGGAGTGCCGCACCCGCGGCATCCCGTTCGCCGCCGACTTCTCCCAGCAGATCGCCCGGATGGACGGCGAGGGCATCCGCACCCTCACCGAGGGCGCCGCGTACCTCTTCAACAACGAGTACGAAAAGGGCCTGATCGAGTCCAAGACCGGCTGGACCTCCGAGGAGATCCTCGCCAAGGTCGGCACCCGGGTCACGACGCTGGGCGCCGACGGCGTGCGCATCGAGCGGGCCGGTCAGCCGGACATCCTCGTCGGTACGGCCGAGGAGAAGGCCAAGGCCGACCCGACCGGCGTCGGCGACGCCTTCCGCGCCGGCTTCCTGTCCGGCCTGGCCTGGGGCGTCGGCCTGGAGCGCGCCGCGCAGATCGGCTGCATGCTGGCGACGCTGGTCATCGAGACCGTCGGCACCCAGGAGTACGAGCTGCACCGCAGCCACTTCATGGACCGCTTCACCAAGGCGTACGGCCACGAGGCCGCGGACGAGATCCGCGCGCATCTGGCCTGATCCGGTCGCGGTAGGGGGCGGCGGGCCCGGATCGCCCGCCGCTTCGCTCAGACCCGGCGCCGCACCACATACGCGGCGCCGCGCTCCGCCGGCCGCTCGCCCACGTACTCCTGGCCCCGCATCTCGCACCACGCGGGAATGTCCAGCCGTGCCGCCTCGTCGTCCGCAAGGACGGTCAGCGTGGCGCCCACCGGTACGTCGCCGATCACCTTCGCCAGCTCGATGACGGGCAGCGGACAGCGCTTGCCGAGCGCGTCCACGACCGGTCCGGCGGTCTCCGGCCCCGTGGTCTTCGGCTCGGCGGCCACCGGGGCGCCCAGCTGTTCCCGTACGGAACGGACCGCCTCCGGGAGGACGGCCAGAAAGCGGTCCACGTCGGCCTCGGCGGTGCCCGTCGGCAGCGACACCCGTACGTTGCCCTCCGACAGCACGCCCATAGCCCGCAGCACATGGCTCGGCGTCAGCGTGCTCGACGTGCAGGACGACCCGGACGAGACGGCGAAGCCCGCCCGGTCCAGCTCGTGCAGCAACGTCTCTCCGTCGACATAGAGACACGAGAAGGTCACCACGTGGGGGAGCCGGCGCAGCGGATCGCCGACGACCTCGGTGTCCGGCACCGCCGCGGCCACCCGGGCCCGGATACGGTCCACCAGCTCCCGCAGCCGCGCCCCCTCGGCCGCCGCCTCGGCCTGTACGGCGCGCAGCGAGGCCGCCGCCGCGACCACGGCGGGCAGGTTCCCGAAGCCCGGTACCCTGCCGGACTCGCGCTCGTCCTGCGGACCCTGCGGCGCGAACCGGGTGCCTTTACGGACCACCAGCAGCCCCACGCCGGGCGGCCCGCCCCACTTGTGCGCGCTCCCCGTAAGCAGCGACCAGGCGCCGCCCACCGGGCCCCAGGGCAGCGACTGGGCGGCGTCCACCAGCAGCGGCACCTCCGCCTCCCGGCAGGCCGTGGCGGCCTCCTCCACGGGCTGCTCGGTGCCCACCTCGTGGTTGGCGGACTGCAGGGCCGCCAGCGCGGTGTCCGGGCGCAGCGCTGCGGCGAGGTCCCCCGCGGCCACCCGGCCCGTACGGTCCACGCCGACCTCGGTGACCGTGCCGCCCGCCGCCTCGTGGGCCGCGGCGGCGTGCAGGACGGAGGAGTGCTCCACCGCTGAGTGGACCAGATGGCGGCCGACACGCCGACGGGCGGCGAGCGTGCCGGACATGGCCGAATGCACCGCCTGCGTCCCCGAAGGGGTGAAAACCAGCTCGTCGGGTCGACAGCCGACGGCCTCCGCCGCGGCCTCCCGCGCCGCGTCGAGCAGCAGCCGGGCGCGGCGGCCCTCCCGGTAGGGGCGGGCCGGATCGGCCCAGCCCTCGTCGAGCGAGGCGAGCAGGGCCTCACGGGCGACCGGGTGCAGGGGAGCGGCCGAGGCGGCGTCGAAGTAGGACACGCCCCTGACGCTAGCGTGTTCGGGTCCGGGCGCCGGGCACGGCGTCAGATGACCGGCGGAGCCCGGCATTCCGGCGCGCGGGGGCCGTCCCCCGGATGCCGCAGCCACCCCTTCGGAGGGCGGTGCGGCGCGTTGGGCACCCTCCCCGCGCGACCCCAAATAGCGTCCAGTAGGGTTTGGTCCGCATAAACATCCAAACCCCTGCCCGTGCCAGGGCCGGCGACCGACCAGCGAGACGGCCGCAGCCGGTCTCGCGGGCGAGACTCTCGGGAAGGCGCTACGTGAGTCCCAACGGCTCCGACCGCTCGTCGCGGCGCCCGATGCGGCGGAAGCTGCCGCAGGTGCTGGCTGCGGGACTGGTCCTGGCAACCGCGACCGGTTGCACATACAAGGACTTTCCCAACCTCGGCATGCCCAATCCGGCTACTGAAGAGGCGCCGCGGATCCTCTCCCTTTGGCAGGGCTCCTGGGCCGCCGCCCTCGCAGTGGGCGTGCTGGTGTGGGGCCTGATCATCTGGAGCTGGATCTTCCACCGCCGCAGCCGGACCAAGGTGGAGGTCCCCGCACAGACGCGGTACAACATGCCCATCGAGGCGTTGTACACCATCGTTCCGTTCATCATCATCGCGGTGCTCTTCTACTTCACCGCGCGCGATGAGAGCGAACTCCTCAAGACTTCGAAGAAGCCCGACCACGTCATCAACGTGGTGGGCTATCAGTGGAGCTGGGCGTTCAACTACCTGGAGAACGTGGACGGCGACGCCAAAACCACGAACATCAACTCCAAGGAACTCTCCGCGATCCCGGACAAGTGGAAGAAGAACGTCCCCGCCGGCGCCGACGGCGTGTACGACGAGGGCATCCCGGGCACGCGGAACCCGCAGACCGGCAACCCGGGTCCGACCCTGTGGCTGCCCAAGGGCGAGACGGTTCAGTTCGTCCTGACGTCGCGTGATGTCATCCACTCGTTCTGGGTGGTCCCGTTCCTGATGAAGCAGGACGTGATTCCCGGCCACACCAACGTCTTCGAGGTGACTCCCAACAAGGAGGGCACCTTCATGGGCAAGTGCGCCGAGCTCTGCGGCGTCGACCACTCCCGGATGCTCTTCAACGTCAAGGTCGTCTCCCCCGAGAAGTACCGGGAGCACCTGAAGGACCTGGCGAAGAAGGGCCAGACCGGTTACCTGCCGTCCGGCATCAAGCAGACGGATCACGCCAGGAACGCGGAGACCAACAACAAGTGAGCATCCTCAACGAACCTCAGGGTGCCGCCGCCGATACGGCTGAGGCAGCACCGCCCGCACGCAAGAAGTCTCCCGGCTCCGTCGTGGTGAGCTGGCTGACGACCACTGACCACAAGACCATCGGTACGCTCTACCTGGTCACCTCGTTCGCGTTCTTCTGCATCGGCGGCCTGATGGCGCTGCTGATGCGCGCCGAGCTCGCTCGTCCCGGCACGCAGATCATGTCGAACGAGCAGTTCAACCAGGCGTTCACGATGCACGGCACGATCATGCTGCTGATGTTCGCGACGCCGCTGTTCTCCGGTTTCGCGAACTGGATCATGCCGCTGCAGATCGGCGCGCCCGACGTGGCGTTCCCGCGGCTGAACATGTTCGCGTACTGGCTGTACCTCTTCGGCTCGCTGATCGCGGTGGCCGGCTTCCTGACCCCGCAGGGCGCGGCCGACTTCGGCTGGTTCGCCTACTCCCCGCTGTCGGACGCGGTCCGCTCGCCGGGCGTCGGCGCCGACATGTGGATCATGGGTCTGGCCTTCTCCGGCTTCGGTACGATCCTCGGCTCGGTCAACTTCATCACCACGATCATCTGCATGCGCGCCCCCGGCATGACGATGTTCCGGATGCCGATCTTCACCTGGAACGTCCTGCTGACCGGTGTGCTGGTCCTGCTGGCCTTCCCGGTCCTGGCCGCCGCGCTGTTCGCCCTGGAGGCGGACCGTAAATTCGGGGCGCATGTATTCGACGCGGCCAATGGCGGCGCATTGCTCTGGCAGCACCTCTTCTGGTTCTTCGGCCACCCCGAGGTGTACATCATCGCGCTGCCGTTCTTCGGCATCATTTCCGAGGTCATTCCGGTCTTCTCCCGGAAGCCGATGTTCGGTTACATCGGTCTAATCGCGGCGACGATTTCGATCGCGGGCCTTTCGGTCACCGTGTGGGCGCACCACATGTACGTGACGGGCGGCGTCCTGTTGCCGTTCTTCTCGTTCATGACATTCCTCATCGCGGTACCGACCGGTGTGAAGTTCTTCAACTGGATCGGCACCATGTGGAAGGGCTCGCTGTCCTTCGAGACGCCGATGCTCTGGGCCGTCGGCTTCCTGATCACCTTCACCTTCGGTGGTCTGACCGGCGTCATCCTGGCCTCGCCGCCGATGGACTTCCACGTCTCGGACTCGTACTTCGTCGTGGCGCACTTCCACTACGTCATCTTCGGCACCGTCGTCTTCGCGATGTTCGCCGGCTTCCACTTCTGGTGGCCGAAGTTCACCGGCAAGATGCTGGACGAGCGCCTCGGCAAGATCACGTTCTGGACGCTGTTCGTCGGCTTCCACGGCACCTTCCTCGTCCAGCACTGGCTGGGCGCCGAGGGCATGCCCCGCCGCTACGCGGACTACCTGAACGCCGACGGCTTCACCACGCTGAACACGATCTCGACGATCGCCTCGTTCCTGCTCGGCCTGTCGATGCTGCCGTTCATGTACAACGTGTGGAAGACCGCCAAGTACGGCAAGAAGGTCGAGGTCGACGACCCCTGGGGCTACGGCCGCTCGCTGGAGTGGGCGACCTCCTGCCCGCCGCCGCGGCACAACTTCCTCACCCTGCCGCGCATCCGCAGTGAATCCCCGGCGTTCGACCTCCACCACCCGGAGATCGCGGCGCTGGAGGCCCTGGAGAACGAGGGCCAGAAGGACACCGCGCTGGCCGGTGGCAAGGAGGTCGGCAAGTGAAGATCCAGGGCAAGATGTTCATCTGGCTCTCCGTCTTCGTCCTCGCCATGGCGATCGTCTATGGCGTGTGGTCGAAGGAGCCGGCGGGCACCACCGCGCTGTTCCTCGCCTTCGGCCTGTGCATCATGATCGGCTACTACCTGGCCTTCACGGCCCGGCGGGTGGACGCAGGCGCGCAGGACAACGACGAGGCCGAGGTCTCCGACGACGCCGGTGAGCTGGGCTTCTTCAGCCCGCACAGCTGGCAGCCGCTCTCCCTGGGCTTCGGCGGCGCGCTCGCCTTCCTGGGCGTCGTCTTCGGCTGGTGGCTGCTCTACTTCTCGGCCCCGATCATCCTGATCGGCCTGTTCGGCTGGGTCTTCGAGTACTACCGCGGCGAGAACCGCACGCAGTAACGCGGTCCCCGCACCGGGCGGGCCCGGACACCTCCCCAGGTGTCCGGGCCCGCCCGTTTGCAGTCCTCCAGCGCGCCGTGGCCGGTGAACCTTCCTACTTTGGGGGCATGAGCCACCGACCACGCCACCGGACGGCGCTGGGCTGCGCCTCCCTGCTGACGCTTCTGGCGGGGGGCGCCACCGCCTGCGGCGGTTCGGACGCGGACCCGCTCTCGGAGACGCCGTACGACGCGGCCGAACAGATCTCGGCCAACGCGCCCGGCGGCGATGAGAAGGCCGACCCGGACAAGCCGCTGGAGATCACCACCACCGGCGACGAGGCCCGGATCACGGACGTGACCGCCACCGACGCCTCCGGCCGCTACATCAGGGGCGAACTGGCGGCGGACGGCAAGCAGTGGCACACCACCGTCCCGCTGGCCGCCGGCACCCGTTACACGGTGCGGGTGAGCACCGAGGACGAGGACGGCGCGCCCGGCCGCAAGATCCTCCAGATCGACACCAAGGACACCGGCGACCGGCTGAACGTCAAGTTCGGGCCCGACAACGGCACGTACGGGGTGGGTCAGCCCGTCACCGCGCAGCTGAGCAAGCCGGTCAAGGACCCCAAGGCGCGCGCGGTCGTGGAGGGCGCGCTCAAGGTCGAGTCCACCCCGCGCGTCGAGGGCTCCTGGCACTGGGTCGACAGCAAGACCCTGCACTTCCGGCCGAAGGAGTACTGGCCCACGCACGCCGCCATCGACGTGCACAGCAACCTGGAGGGCCTGAAGATCGCCGGCGGGCTGTACGGGGGCCCCGCCAAGCCCGTGAAGCTGCGTACGGGGGAGCGGGTGGAGGCGGTCACGGACGCCGCGGCGCACACCATGACGGTCACCCGCAACGGCGAGGTGATCAACACCATCCCCGTCACCACCGGCAAGCCGGGCTACTCCACCCGCAACGGCACCAAGGTCGTGCTGGGCAAGGAGAGCTTCGTCCGGATGCGCGGCGACACGATCGGCATCCCGTCCGGCAGCTCCGACTCCTACGACCTGCCGGTCTACTGGGCCACCCGGGTGACGTGGAGCGGCGAATACGTCCACGCGGCGCCCTGGTCCGTGGGGTCGCAGGGCGCCGCCAACGTCAGCCACGGCTGCACCGGCATGAACACGGAGAACGCCAAGTGGTTCTTCGACACCGTGCAGGTCGGTGACCTGGTCAAGGTCGTCAACAGCGGCGGCGAGACCATGACGCCCTTCGACAACGGCTTCGGCGACTGGAACATGCCGTGGAAGGAATGGCGCGCGGGCAGCGCGCTGGACAAGAACAGGCTCAGCACCACGGGCGAGCAGGAGCAGCGGCCGGGTCCCGAGAATGCTGCCCGGCTGCGCCCCCAGGTCTGAGGACCCCTCAGGAGGGCCCTCAGAGGGCCGCTCAGGCCCCCGTCAGGAGCCTGCGGCGCAGCAGCCCGGCCAGGGCGTCCGTGAACTCCACCGGGTCCACAGGGTGCGTCACAGCGGCGTCCGCGCGGCTCCAGGTCGCCAGCCAGGCGTCCTGCGGGCGCCCGATGAGCACCAGTACCGGCGGGCAGTGGAAGATCTCGTCCTTGATCTGCCGGCACACGCCCATGCCGCCGGCCGGCGCGGTCTCCCCGTCCAGCACGCACGCGTCGATCCCGCCCTGCTCCAGGGCCTCCAGGACGGCCGGCAGGGTCGCGCACTCCAGGATCTCCACCGGCGGCACGTCCGCGGCAGGCCGGCGGCCCGTCGCGAGCCGTACCTGCTCGCGGGTGTCGGCGTTGTCGCTGTAGACCAGCACCGTGGCAGTCGCCTGCATCGTTCCTCCACGCATCTCGGCAGTACGGCTTCGGACGGGGCCACGCCCGGACGCCGCCGGGAGGTGCCTCCTGCGCGGATGCTACTGCTCGTACGGCCGTGCGCAGGAGGGTTCGGCGCGATCCAAGATCTGGCCGACGGGCCGTCAGGACTGGTCACGGCGGGGGTGTGCCGCCACCCGGCGGGCAGCGCCTCCCTCCTTCGGGCGACGGCCGGGGTGGGCCGTACGAGCAGGGCATACGCCCTTGACACACCGAACGGCACCCCCCGGAGTGAGGGCGGGATAAGCGACCGACATAATGTCGGTCGTGGCGACAGCAACGACAGTAGAAACCGGGCACGCGCACCCGTCGGTCAATCGGCCGAACCTCACCAGCGTCGGAACCATCATCTGGCTGAGTTCCGAGCTGATGTTCTTCGCGGCCCTCTTCGCGATGTACTTCACCCTCCGATCGGTGACCGGGGCCGAGTTTTGGAAGGAATCCGCCGATGCGCTGAATCTTCCGTTCTCCGCGACGAACACCACGATCCTGGTACTCAGCTCGCTGACCTGCCAGCTCGGTGTGTTCGCGGCCGAGCGCGGCGATGTCAAGAAGCTCCGGACCTGGTTCGTGATCACCTTCATCATGGGGGCGATCTTCATCGGTGGTCAGGTCTTCGAGTACACCGATCTGGTCAAGGAAGAGGGCCTCTCGCTCTCGTCCAGCCCGTACGGCTCGGTGTTCTACCTGACCACCGGCTTCCACGGACTGCACGTGACGGGCGGACTCATCGCCTTCCTGCTGGTCCTGGGCAGGACGTACGCGGCCAAGAGGTTCACCCACGAACAGGCCACCGCGGCCATCGTCGTGTCCTACTACTGGCACTTCGTCGATGTCGTCTGGATCGGCCTCTTCGCCACGATCTACCTGATCCGGTGACCGGTCCCGTACCGGAACCGCATTTCAGACAGACATAGCCAAAGCATCGACGCAGAAGATCCTGACACCGGGGTAATCCGTGAAAAAGCTCTCCGCACGACGGCGCCATCCGCTGGCGGCGCTCGTCGTCCTACTCTTCGCGCTGGCGGTCACTGGGGGGCTGTACGCCGCGTTCGCGCCTGCGGACAAGGCCCAGGCCGATGACACCGCCCAGTCTCTTGCCATCAAGGAGGGCAAGAAGCTCTTCGCCGTCGGCTGCGCCAGCTGCCACGGCACCGGCGGTCAGGGCACCTCCGACGGCCCGAGCCTGGTCGGCGTGGGCGCCGCCGCCGTCGACTTCCAGGTCGGTACCGGCCGGATGCCGGCGCAGCAGCCCGGCGCCCAGGTGCCGCGGAAGAAGAACATCTACAGCCAGGCCGAGATCGACCAGCTCGCCGCGTACGTCGCGTCGCTGGGTGCCGGTCCCAACGTGCCGAACAAGGACCAGTACAGCAAGGACGGCGCGGACATCGCCAAGGGCGGTGAGCTGTTCCGTACGAACTGCGCGCAGTGCCACAACTTCACCGGTAAGGGCGGTGCCCTGACCAACGGCAAGTTCGCACCGACGCTCGAGGGCGTGGACCCGAAGCACATCTACGAGGCCATGGAGACCGGCCCGCAGAACATGCCTTCGTTCGGTGACGGCTCGCTGTCCCCGCAGAACAAGAAGGACATCGTGTCCTACCTCGGCGCCGTCAACAGCGACGACACCCCCAGCCCCGGTGGTCTGGGCCTGGGCGGTCTCGGACCTGTCACCGAGGGCCTCTTCGGTT includes:
- the nadA gene encoding quinolinate synthase NadA, which translates into the protein MRVVTTAQPLDVQPTPLALLLLGREADPKSERGVDCPGDLPAPSDPGLVERARAAKAKLGDKVFVLGHHYQRDEVIEFADVTGDSFKLARDAAARPDAEYIVFCGVHFMAESADILTTDDQQVVLPDLAAGCSMADMATAEQVAECWDVLTEAGVAEQVVPVSYMNSSADIKAFTGKHGGTICTSSNAKRALDWAFEQGEKVLFLPDQHLGRNTAVRDMGMSLDDCVVYNPHKPNGGLTAEQLHAAKMILWRGHCSVHGRFSLESVEDVRARIPGVNVLVHPECKHEVVAAADYVGSTEYIIKTLEAAPAGTKWAIGTELNLVRRLANRFAAEDKEIVFLDKTVCFCSTMNRIDLPHLVWALESLVDGKVVNRIQVDRETESFAKLALERMLALP
- a CDS encoding HesB/IscA family protein; amino-acid sequence: MSVQDETTVGDGIILSDAAASKVKALLEQEGRDDLALRVAVQPGGCSGLRYQLFFDERSLDGDVVKDFGGVKVVTDRMSAPYLGGASIDFVDTIEKQGFTIDNPNATGSCACGDSFN
- a CDS encoding carbohydrate kinase family protein; its protein translation is MRIAVTGSIATDHLMTFPGRFADQLVADQLHTVSLSFLVDELDVRRGGVGANICFGMGQLGTAPILVGAAGNDFEEYRAWLDRHGVDTRSVRISEVKHTARFVCTTDADHNQIGSFYTGAMSEARLIELHTVAERVGGLDLVLIGADDPEAMVRHTEECRTRGIPFAADFSQQIARMDGEGIRTLTEGAAYLFNNEYEKGLIESKTGWTSEEILAKVGTRVTTLGADGVRIERAGQPDILVGTAEEKAKADPTGVGDAFRAGFLSGLAWGVGLERAAQIGCMLATLVIETVGTQEYELHRSHFMDRFTKAYGHEAADEIRAHLA
- a CDS encoding cysteine desulfurase/sulfurtransferase TusA family protein; protein product: MSYFDAASAAPLHPVAREALLASLDEGWADPARPYREGRRARLLLDAAREAAAEAVGCRPDELVFTPSGTQAVHSAMSGTLAARRRVGRHLVHSAVEHSSVLHAAAAHEAAGGTVTEVGVDRTGRVAAGDLAAALRPDTALAALQSANHEVGTEQPVEEAATACREAEVPLLVDAAQSLPWGPVGGAWSLLTGSAHKWGGPPGVGLLVVRKGTRFAPQGPQDERESGRVPGFGNLPAVVAAAASLRAVQAEAAAEGARLRELVDRIRARVAAAVPDTEVVGDPLRRLPHVVTFSCLYVDGETLLHELDRAGFAVSSGSSCTSSTLTPSHVLRAMGVLSEGNVRVSLPTGTAEADVDRFLAVLPEAVRSVREQLGAPVAAEPKTTGPETAGPVVDALGKRCPLPVIELAKVIGDVPVGATLTVLADDEAARLDIPAWCEMRGQEYVGERPAERGAAYVVRRRV
- the ctaC gene encoding aa3-type cytochrome oxidase subunit II, which translates into the protein MSPNGSDRSSRRPMRRKLPQVLAAGLVLATATGCTYKDFPNLGMPNPATEEAPRILSLWQGSWAAALAVGVLVWGLIIWSWIFHRRSRTKVEVPAQTRYNMPIEALYTIVPFIIIAVLFYFTARDESELLKTSKKPDHVINVVGYQWSWAFNYLENVDGDAKTTNINSKELSAIPDKWKKNVPAGADGVYDEGIPGTRNPQTGNPGPTLWLPKGETVQFVLTSRDVIHSFWVVPFLMKQDVIPGHTNVFEVTPNKEGTFMGKCAELCGVDHSRMLFNVKVVSPEKYREHLKDLAKKGQTGYLPSGIKQTDHARNAETNNK
- the ctaD gene encoding aa3-type cytochrome oxidase subunit I; the protein is MSILNEPQGAAADTAEAAPPARKKSPGSVVVSWLTTTDHKTIGTLYLVTSFAFFCIGGLMALLMRAELARPGTQIMSNEQFNQAFTMHGTIMLLMFATPLFSGFANWIMPLQIGAPDVAFPRLNMFAYWLYLFGSLIAVAGFLTPQGAADFGWFAYSPLSDAVRSPGVGADMWIMGLAFSGFGTILGSVNFITTIICMRAPGMTMFRMPIFTWNVLLTGVLVLLAFPVLAAALFALEADRKFGAHVFDAANGGALLWQHLFWFFGHPEVYIIALPFFGIISEVIPVFSRKPMFGYIGLIAATISIAGLSVTVWAHHMYVTGGVLLPFFSFMTFLIAVPTGVKFFNWIGTMWKGSLSFETPMLWAVGFLITFTFGGLTGVILASPPMDFHVSDSYFVVAHFHYVIFGTVVFAMFAGFHFWWPKFTGKMLDERLGKITFWTLFVGFHGTFLVQHWLGAEGMPRRYADYLNADGFTTLNTISTIASFLLGLSMLPFMYNVWKTAKYGKKVEVDDPWGYGRSLEWATSCPPPRHNFLTLPRIRSESPAFDLHHPEIAALEALENEGQKDTALAGGKEVGK
- a CDS encoding cytochrome c oxidase subunit 4, which gives rise to MKIQGKMFIWLSVFVLAMAIVYGVWSKEPAGTTALFLAFGLCIMIGYYLAFTARRVDAGAQDNDEAEVSDDAGELGFFSPHSWQPLSLGFGGALAFLGVVFGWWLLYFSAPIILIGLFGWVFEYYRGENRTQ